From Microthrixaceae bacterium, a single genomic window includes:
- the sufD gene encoding Fe-S cluster assembly protein SufD has protein sequence MTIWDDAPALPSKRDEPWHYVSVPSITRVPYEAVGGQGSTDAHQRVAADLIGRLVADLDGPRVVTINGVICEALSRSATQSGLTWSGDPGVAAGLTGAGAAEPADGFEALNRLHAPTVIAVAVDDGVVADPIQVVHITIGEVPDGTGSPGAASPRTAVRVGAGSHATVIETYLSGPGELLVNASTSVSVGEGATLHHHRIELDDTATTHLGRTEFDLAAGSSLRSTSFTAGATLARAATLVRLAGEHATAEIDGLYLPTAGRHHDHLVTVDHASSHCNSSQRFKGVVSAGGRGSFTGHVVVRPGTVRTDAQQSNRSLLLDSSARSDTRPWLEILADDVRASHGATVGRLDDDALFYLRSRGIPELTARELLIDAFTGEIVEMVDQVEVRDHLRSVLPELGSHSGGTQ, from the coding sequence GGTTCGACCGATGCCCACCAACGGGTGGCCGCGGACCTGATCGGGCGATTGGTCGCTGACCTGGACGGTCCGCGAGTGGTAACGATCAACGGGGTCATCTGTGAAGCGTTGTCACGTTCGGCCACCCAGTCGGGCCTGACGTGGAGCGGCGATCCAGGCGTGGCGGCGGGCTTGACCGGTGCCGGTGCCGCTGAGCCAGCCGACGGCTTCGAGGCCCTCAACCGGTTGCACGCACCGACTGTCATCGCGGTTGCGGTCGACGACGGTGTGGTGGCCGATCCGATCCAGGTGGTCCACATCACCATCGGCGAGGTGCCCGATGGCACGGGTTCCCCCGGGGCGGCCAGCCCCCGGACCGCGGTGAGGGTGGGGGCGGGAAGCCATGCCACGGTGATCGAGACCTACTTGAGCGGGCCAGGGGAGTTGCTGGTCAATGCCTCGACCTCGGTGTCGGTGGGGGAGGGAGCCACCCTCCACCACCACCGCATAGAACTGGACGACACCGCCACCACCCACCTGGGTCGCACCGAGTTCGACCTGGCGGCCGGGTCCAGCCTGCGCTCGACCAGCTTCACCGCCGGCGCCACCCTGGCCCGAGCCGCCACCCTGGTGCGCCTGGCCGGAGAGCACGCCACCGCTGAGATAGACGGCCTCTACCTGCCCACCGCTGGGCGCCATCACGACCATCTGGTCACCGTCGACCATGCCTCGTCGCACTGCAACAGCTCCCAGCGGTTCAAGGGCGTGGTGAGCGCGGGTGGGAGAGGATCTTTCACCGGTCATGTGGTGGTCCGTCCGGGAACGGTCCGTACCGATGCCCAGCAGTCCAACCGCAGCCTTCTGCTCGATTCGTCTGCCCGGTCAGACACCCGCCCATGGCTGGAGATCCTTGCCGACGACGTCCGGGCCAGCCATGGAGCCACGGTGGGACGCCTCGACGATGACGCCCTCTTCTACCTCCGCAGTCGAGGAATCCCTGAGCTCACTGCCCGTGAACTGCTGATCGACGCCTTCACCGGTGAGATCGTGGAGATGGTGGATCAGGTCGAGGTCCGTGACCACCTTCGTAGCGTCCTGCCCGAGCTCGGGTCCCACTCTGGAGGCACACAATGA
- the sufT gene encoding putative Fe-S cluster assembly protein SufT produces MTASDPAPSDGKGRSKSVALRRDCLATTVPQGERVSLSAGGLVTLVQSLGGSFTVRTEMGTLLRIDGADCDALGLEAPERRVQILSGGPFNMDKVTEALHTVYDPEIPVSIVELGLIYRCDEVIDAGGKRHIQIDMSMTAPGCGMGDVLRADAGRAVAALPGVDEVDVTLVWEPPWSVDRMSEEARLQLGLL; encoded by the coding sequence ATGACCGCGTCAGACCCCGCCCCATCCGACGGGAAGGGACGTAGCAAGAGCGTTGCCCTGCGCCGAGACTGCCTGGCCACCACCGTCCCCCAGGGCGAACGCGTCTCGCTGTCGGCCGGCGGTCTGGTCACGTTGGTCCAGTCGTTGGGCGGGAGCTTCACGGTGCGTACCGAGATGGGCACCCTGTTGCGGATAGACGGCGCCGACTGCGACGCCTTGGGGCTCGAAGCTCCCGAGCGGCGGGTTCAGATCCTGTCGGGTGGCCCGTTCAACATGGACAAGGTGACCGAGGCGCTGCACACGGTCTATGACCCCGAGATCCCGGTGAGCATCGTGGAGCTCGGCCTCATCTACCGCTGTGACGAGGTGATCGATGCAGGCGGCAAGCGCCACATCCAGATCGACATGTCCATGACCGCCCCGGGCTGCGGCATGGGCGATGTGTTGCGTGCCGATGCTGGCCGTGCGGTTGCTGCCCTACCTGGCGTGGACGAGGTCGATGTGACCCTGGTGTGGGAGCCGCCGTGGTCGGTTGACCGCATGTCCGAGGAAGCCCGCCTCCAGCTCGGTCTGCTCTAA
- the secG gene encoding preprotein translocase subunit SecG: protein MVVPFLVVIHVIVSIGLLVLVLLHSGKGGGLSDMFGGGMGAAAQGSTVVEKNLDRITVAFAVAFGFTSLALGLMMSTPT, encoded by the coding sequence ATCGTGGTCCCGTTTCTCGTAGTCATCCATGTGATCGTGTCGATCGGCCTGCTGGTGTTGGTGTTGTTGCACAGCGGTAAGGGCGGCGGCCTTTCGGACATGTTCGGCGGCGGCATGGGCGCCGCGGCGCAGGGCTCCACCGTGGTGGAGAAGAACCTGGATCGCATCACCGTGGCGTTCGCGGTGGCCTTCGGCTTCACCTCGCTCGCTCTCGGCCTGATGATGAGCACCCCCACCTGA
- a CDS encoding winged helix-turn-helix transcriptional regulator: MEEAQISKVFAALADPTRRDIVARLAVADATVNDLAEPYDISVQAVSKHIRVLVDAGLITQRRDAQKRPCHLEAEVFDLMTRWIERYRRQAQARFERLDAVLAEMAAAEDPEVTVPRQGEAS, translated from the coding sequence ATGGAAGAAGCGCAGATCTCCAAGGTGTTCGCGGCGCTGGCCGATCCGACCCGCCGAGACATCGTGGCCCGCTTGGCGGTGGCCGATGCCACCGTCAACGATCTGGCTGAGCCCTACGACATATCGGTGCAGGCGGTGTCCAAACACATCCGGGTCCTGGTCGATGCCGGCCTGATCACCCAGCGGCGAGATGCGCAGAAACGCCCCTGCCATCTGGAAGCGGAGGTGTTCGACCTCATGACTCGCTGGATCGAGCGCTATCGACGCCAGGCCCAGGCACGATTCGAACGACTCGACGCGGTGCTGGCCGAGATGGCGGCCGCGGAGGACCCTGAAGTGACCGTACCCAGACAAGGAGAAGCATCATGA
- a CDS encoding SRPBCC family protein, producing MTTPTRYQATIEADTEVPVIRITRDFDATPAQLLKAHTDPEVYARWIGPDGMDTRILDWDATDGGRWRYVAGRDGEEYGFRGCFHEVSERRIVQTFTYEGMPEGVALETLTFEDLGDGRTRLHAQSLVDSFEDRDALLASGMETGVNEGYAKLDALVCDL from the coding sequence ATGACCACCCCGACCCGCTATCAGGCCACCATCGAGGCCGACACCGAGGTCCCGGTCATCCGGATCACCCGCGACTTCGACGCCACCCCTGCTCAACTGCTCAAAGCCCACACCGACCCCGAGGTCTACGCCCGTTGGATCGGGCCCGACGGCATGGATACCCGCATCCTCGACTGGGATGCCACCGACGGCGGTCGTTGGCGCTACGTCGCTGGCCGTGACGGCGAGGAGTACGGCTTCCGAGGCTGCTTCCACGAGGTGAGCGAGCGCCGGATCGTCCAGACCTTCACCTACGAAGGGATGCCCGAGGGCGTGGCATTGGAGACGCTCACCTTCGAAGACCTGGGTGACGGCCGCACCCGACTACACGCCCAGTCTTTGGTCGACAGCTTCGAAGACCGAGATGCCTTGCTGGCCAGCGGCATGGAAACAGGCGTGAACGAGGGCTACGCCAAGCTCGACGCCCTGGTCTGTGACCTGTGA
- a CDS encoding TIGR03086 family protein, which produces MSTSQAGDHRNIAAAFSATVRAIEVDAEQHHDIWDRPAPPEGWLARDVVRHLVEWLPSFLESQTDIRFPVGPSVDEDPAGAWRVHADAVQALLDDAAVADRVHEFPHIGAMSLAQAIDMIYTPDVFLHRWDLARATGQDETLDPDRCAGMLEGMLPMDDVLRQSGHYGPKVDVPENATAQTKLLAFIGRTP; this is translated from the coding sequence GTGAGCACGTCACAGGCCGGCGACCATCGCAACATAGCGGCCGCATTCTCGGCCACGGTGCGAGCTATCGAGGTCGACGCCGAGCAACACCACGACATCTGGGACCGCCCGGCGCCACCGGAGGGGTGGCTGGCCCGAGATGTGGTGCGTCACCTGGTCGAGTGGTTGCCATCGTTCCTGGAGTCACAGACCGACATCAGGTTTCCGGTCGGACCCAGCGTGGACGAGGACCCCGCTGGCGCCTGGCGGGTGCACGCCGACGCGGTCCAGGCTCTGCTGGACGACGCAGCGGTGGCCGATCGGGTCCACGAGTTCCCTCACATCGGTGCCATGTCGTTGGCCCAGGCCATCGACATGATCTACACGCCCGACGTGTTCCTGCACCGATGGGATCTGGCCCGCGCCACTGGCCAAGACGAGACCCTCGACCCCGACCGATGCGCAGGAATGCTCGAAGGCATGCTCCCCATGGACGACGTGTTGCGCCAGAGCGGCCATTACGGCCCCAAGGTGGATGTGCCGGAGAACGCCACCGCTCAGACGAAGCTCCTGGCCTTCATCGGCCGAACCCCCTGA
- a CDS encoding transposase, translating to MYDHHDPDLALEFVTQLGADLQDESCPPEIRQLGRTITKWRTQIAAWHQAHVSNGPTEAANNLIKVVKRIAYGFTSFRNYRIRTLLHAGKPNWDLLPTITPTSP from the coding sequence ATGTATGACCACCACGACCCCGACCTGGCCCTCGAGTTCGTCACCCAGCTTGGTGCGGATCTCCAAGACGAGTCCTGTCCTCCCGAGATCCGCCAGCTCGGCCGGACGATCACGAAGTGGCGGACCCAGATCGCAGCGTGGCATCAAGCCCACGTCTCCAACGGTCCCACCGAGGCAGCGAACAACCTGATCAAGGTCGTCAAGCGCATCGCCTACGGGTTCACATCGTTCCGGAACTACCGGATCCGCACCCTGCTCCACGCCGGCAAGCCGAACTGGGACCTACTCCCCACCATCACACCCACTTCCCCGTGA
- a CDS encoding IS110 family transposase, giving the protein MITIGGDSHKRTHTFVAVDDLGRQIAETTVAATSDGHLAALDWARQWPDRRWALEDCRQVTRRLEGDLLRGGDSVLRVPTQLMAGARRSAREPGKSDPIDAMSVARAALREPGLPHARLDGRERHLKLLVDHREDLVGERTRIQSRLRWHLHELMPEHAVALRTLDRFHVLADVRARLDALDGPVAAIAVELVDRTRELTVRINELTREITAMVTDLAPTLLALQGCGPLSAAKLVAEAAGIDRFRSRSAFARWNGTAPIPVWTGNEKFRLSRGGNRQANAAIHRIAISQWRDHGPGHDYIARRIEGGDPKRSAIRALKRRISDEVFRRLRDDLDHRESAETASAA; this is encoded by the coding sequence ATGATCACCATCGGAGGCGATTCACACAAGCGGACGCACACGTTCGTCGCGGTCGACGATCTCGGACGCCAGATCGCCGAGACGACCGTCGCTGCGACCAGCGACGGCCATCTCGCCGCGTTGGACTGGGCTCGCCAGTGGCCCGACCGGCGCTGGGCGCTCGAGGACTGCCGGCAGGTCACCCGCCGGCTCGAAGGCGACCTGTTGCGGGGCGGCGACAGCGTGTTGCGCGTCCCGACTCAGTTGATGGCCGGGGCCCGGCGCTCGGCCCGTGAGCCCGGCAAGTCCGACCCCATCGATGCCATGTCCGTGGCCCGTGCCGCGCTGCGTGAACCCGGGCTTCCTCACGCTCGTCTCGACGGGCGAGAGCGGCACTTGAAGTTGCTGGTCGATCACCGAGAAGACCTGGTCGGAGAGAGGACGCGCATCCAGTCGCGTCTTCGCTGGCACCTGCACGAGTTGATGCCCGAGCATGCTGTAGCGCTGCGGACTCTGGACCGCTTCCACGTTCTCGCGGACGTTCGTGCCCGCCTTGACGCGCTCGATGGCCCGGTGGCCGCCATCGCTGTCGAGCTGGTGGACCGCACCCGGGAGTTGACGGTGCGGATCAACGAGCTCACCCGCGAGATCACCGCCATGGTTACCGATCTCGCGCCAACGCTGCTCGCGCTCCAGGGCTGCGGGCCACTCAGCGCTGCGAAGCTCGTTGCTGAGGCCGCTGGCATCGACCGGTTCCGATCGCGCTCGGCGTTCGCCCGATGGAACGGGACAGCACCGATCCCGGTCTGGACCGGCAACGAGAAGTTCCGCCTCAGCCGCGGCGGCAACCGTCAAGCCAACGCCGCGATCCATCGCATCGCGATCAGCCAGTGGCGCGACCACGGCCCGGGGCACGACTACATCGCAAGACGGATCGAAGGCGGTGACCCGAAACGATCCGCGATCCGCGCTCTCAAGCGCCGCATCTCCGACGAGGTCTTCCGCAGGCTCCGCGACGATCTGGACCACCGCGAGAGCGCTGAAACCGCCTCGGCGGCATGA
- a CDS encoding transposase, with translation MFARLGPWRTQHWSTSIVDVRRGQLLDVIPGRSSIGACEWLAGRDPAWLDAIDWAVLDLSGPWRLAFTTMLPDAVQVADPFHLVKLANTRLDEVRRRVQHDTLGHRGHKNDPLYRSRRLLTKASERLDDKGRTS, from the coding sequence TTGTTCGCCCGGCTCGGACCGTGGCGCACCCAGCACTGGTCCACCTCGATCGTCGACGTCCGCCGAGGCCAGCTCCTCGACGTGATCCCCGGTCGCTCCTCGATCGGGGCCTGTGAGTGGCTGGCCGGCCGGGATCCGGCGTGGCTCGACGCGATTGACTGGGCAGTGCTGGACCTGTCAGGGCCGTGGCGGCTCGCGTTCACGACGATGCTCCCCGACGCGGTCCAGGTCGCGGATCCGTTCCATCTCGTGAAGCTGGCCAACACCCGCCTCGACGAGGTTCGCCGCCGCGTGCAGCACGACACCCTCGGCCACCGAGGCCACAAGAACGACCCGCTCTACCGATCGAGACGACTGCTCACCAAGGCCAGCGAACGCCTCGACGACAAGGGCAGGACAAGCTGA
- a CDS encoding transposase family protein: protein MTVLGADDEHGGPVRVHVQTRSERPVCPGCGGPVWSKDQRPVELVDMAAFGRPARLVWHKHRWSCPAPACAVGSFTETAGHIAAPRLVMTDRAGRWVTEQVGRFRRSVNELAVELGCDGTRSTTPSSPMGHRWSRTLSGSARSKPWACMRRCSPGSDRGAPSTGPPRSSTSAEASSST from the coding sequence GTGACCGTGCTCGGAGCTGACGACGAGCACGGTGGCCCGGTCCGGGTGCACGTCCAGACCCGCAGCGAGCGGCCGGTGTGTCCTGGTTGTGGCGGGCCGGTGTGGTCGAAGGACCAGCGGCCGGTGGAGCTGGTCGACATGGCGGCGTTCGGGCGACCGGCGCGGCTGGTGTGGCACAAGCACCGGTGGTCGTGTCCGGCCCCGGCGTGTGCGGTCGGGTCCTTCACCGAGACCGCCGGCCACATCGCGGCGCCCCGGTTGGTGATGACCGATCGAGCGGGGCGGTGGGTGACCGAGCAGGTCGGCCGGTTCCGTCGCAGCGTCAACGAACTCGCCGTCGAGCTCGGGTGTGATGGCACACGATCAACAACACCGTCATCGCCTATGGGACACCGCTGGTCGAGGACCCTGAGCGGATCGGCGAGGTCGAAGCCCTGGGCCTGCATGAGACGTTGTTCGCCCGGCTCGGACCGTGGCGCACCCAGCACTGGTCCACCTCGATCGTCGACGTCCGCCGAGGCCAGCTCCTCGACGTGA